Within Dysgonomonas sp. HDW5A, the genomic segment AATTTTTGGGATTAATCTTATAGTTATACTTAATTAGTTACGAGTTACGAGAGAAAGTTTATTGACCGTAATAAGCATCGGGTCCGTGTTTTCTGAAAAAATGTTTCTTGATAAGGTCATCATTCATTTTCAATTGTGGATTTACAGCGAATGATATGGATGCCATCTTAGCAACCTGCTCCAATACAACAGCATTATGTACCGCATTATGTGCATTCTTTCCCCACGAAAATGGTCCGTGATTATTTACTAAAACTCCGGGAGTATATTCTGCATTTAAATCTTTGAAGCGTTCTACAATTACATTACCTGTTTCCAGTTCGTATTTATTTTCGATTTCGTCAGAGGTCATTTGTCGGGTGCATGGTATGGCATCCTTAAAGTAATCGGCATGCGTAGTTCCAATATTAGGAATATCGCAACCGGCTTGTGCCCAAGCTGTAGCATAGGTAGAATGGGTATGAACTATTCCTCCGATTGCAGGAAATGCTCTGTATAAAACAAGATGTGTAGCGGTGTCTGAAGATGGTTTCAGCTTTCCTTCGATCACATTACCATCCAAATCTACCACCACCATATCGTCGGCTGTCATTACATCGTATGATACTCCCGATGGTTTAATGACTACCAATTGAGAATTTTGGTCTATTGCACTGACGTTTCCCCAGGTAAATAGTACCAATCCGTGCTTTACCAGATCAAGGTTAGCTTCAAAAACTTCTTTCTTTAATGTTTCTAACATACCATTACAAGGTTAAATGCAAAATAAGTGTTTTCGTTACACTTGCAATATTAGCAATAAGTGTACAAAACAACACTTATCGACCATGTGTTATAAAACATATTAGAAATAAAAAAAGTCTCACAATAGATTATCGAAGCAATAATCTATTATAAGACAAGTAATTATTCGTTATAAAAATATTTCAGAGGGAGAAAAAATAGCCCTTTTGAAGTAATTGATCGTATTTCTCTTTATTAAACTTATAATAATAAGCTCCTCTTTTCGAACTGGATTTATCTTTATCTTCCTGTTTTTCAAGAATATTCATCTCCAGAATCTTCTTTCTGAAATTGCGTTTATCCAGTTCCGTCTGATAAATTGCTTCATACAGACTTTGCAGTTGAGGTAGTGTAAATTTCTCTGGCAACAGATTAAATCCGAGTGGTTTGGTAGCTGCTTTATTTCTTAGGATTTCAATTGTATCATTGAGTATTTGATTATGGTCAAATATCAGATTACCAACTTTATCTAACTCCTGCCAACGTGCATTATGCACCTTACACAACTGTTCGTCAAAAGATTGTATGTCGATCAATGCATAATAAGCCAGAGATACCACACGCTCGCCAATGTCACGACCAATTTCACCGTATGCTCCAACCTGCTCCATAAAAACATCCTGAATGCCCGTATATTCAAATACTACGCGCGAAACAGTCTGGGAAAGGCTCTCATTGGATCGTACGAATCCTCCCATCAAAGAATCTTGTCCTTTTAATGGCTCAAATTTACGCTTTGAGATGAGAAGATACAGCTTATCATTCTTAAATCCGAGAATAAGACAGTCAACAGACACATAGAATTTTTCCTGATCTTTATAAAATAGTGAAGTCATATGGGGTCATGTAATATAACTAATGAATGCTTTGAGTAAAAGAGTGCAAATATAGTATTTATTTAGTGTAAAACATACAATTATTCTATTACCACATAGCGAAGATAATCATAACAAAGACAAATATACGACTCTCGCAAATAACAAATTTAAAAATTGAAGCAAAACTTATCAATTATTCCTTACCGAACATAGATCGCCTCACAAACCTAAGTTGCAAAAGGTTTAAGACCTTGATTTAGCTCTATTTTGGTTAAATACTTTCTATCATTCGTTCACCCTTTTTATCACTACATACCAGAACTCGCTCCTATTAACAATATCTTAACAGCAATGAAATTGGTATTTAACCTCATTCTGTTTATTTTGTGGAAAATTTAAGCAAAATTGAACATGACGAAAATTTATTACCTTAGTTCGATCTTATTTCTTACAATATTTTTTCATTCTCATTCACTATTAGCACAAGATTCTCTTGAGTTTAAGCCTACAGGAACAATTATTGCTAAAGGCTTTCTCGATTACAGTACAGGACTAGGTAATGCCGAACACACATCAGGGTTCGATATAACACGTGCATTCTTAGGTTACAACTATAAATTCACACGTACATTGCAGGCTCAGTTAGTAGTCGACGGAGCATCAGGTAAGGTTTCCAGCGGTTCACTCGAAGTATATGTACGTAATGCATTTGTCAATTGGAACGATAAAAATTTCAATATCAACGGGGGATTAATCGGACTCTTAGAGTATAATACTCAAGAGCTTTACTGGATGCACCGATATGTACTTAAATCGTATCAGGATCTGAATAAAATGGCTCCAAGTGTCGATCTGGGAGCTTCATTCGAATATACTTTCAATCCCTTTATTACTGCAGACTTGACATTCACAAACGGAGAAGGGTACAAGAAAGTAAAAAAAGACAATAGTGCACGCTATGCGGGAGGAATAAGCCTTCACCCCATCAAAAATACGGTCTTCAGAATCTATGGGGATGTTTACAATCACAGTGAAGAATTAAGGGATGCTTTGCCTACAGGCTTAACCGGTGCAAACTACAAAGACCAATATATCTTAGCCTTATTTGCAGGTTATATGGATAAGAACATCTCGTGCGGTATAGAATACAACCACTTGTACAATAAAGGATTTATAGAGAATAAAAATTATTATGGCTACTCCGTCTATTCTTCGGTAAAAGTTGCCCCTAAATTCAGAGTATATGGACGATATGACCTAACCGAATCAACTCAACCGGATAGCTTCAAAGAGCCATGGAACGATCTGGATGGACAATTAATGATTGTAGGTGTAGAGTTTCGCCCTGCAAAACAACTAAAGATTTCGCCCAACATCCGTAATTTAAATCCGACAAGAAATAAATCGGAACAGTACTTCTACATCAATATTGATTTCAACCTCTAAGACAGAATCTTAATAAGCAGTTCACCTTTACGTAATTATATTACTATGTCTCACTTAAAACGATCCGAATAGTACCGGATTTATTAAACCTAAGAATAATATTCTCAATACAAAACAGAAAAGCGATTTACTCTATTCTCAGAACTTTACTAAACAGCCAAATAATATATTTAGTTTTACAGGCTAATACCCTTGTTTTTCCATAGGTCTTTTGTATATTCAAAACATCGTAGTAGTAGTATTGTTAAACTAATTATAGGGGTCGTTATTTTTATGATCAAATCTGTTCTGTTTTTTATTAAGGATAAATGTTTGAATTATAAAAGTCATTTTTTTACCAGACGGATATCTTTTCACCTTTTGTTCTTTCTCATCTTTTATTTCTGTTCCGTTACAACAGCTTTTTCTTCATACGGTCTGTACGAAAAAGACATCAATCTTTCGAACAATGCCATACTATCCATGCATCAGGATAAAACCGGATACATGTGGTTTGGAACTTACGATGGGTTAACTCTGTATGACAGCAAAAATGTACAAATATATAGATTTGAGATAGATAGCAAGTTAACGCTTTGCAGTAATATTATTCAGAAAATAACGGATGCTGACACCGGATATTTGTGGATATCGACCTCCTTAGGGCTTAATAAGTTTTCTTTGAAAGAAAAAAAAGTAATCGAATCCCATCCCGAATATTCCGAAGCCAGATTACTCGCTTGTGACAGTCTGGGAAATACGGTTACAATTGTAAAAGAAAATTCCATTTCCTATTATTCGCCACAAAAAAGAACTTTTCAAGACTTTTACTCCAATAATATTTCACCTGACAAGATAAAAAGTCTGTTTTGGACTGTAACTCACAAACTATACGCATTAACTGATGATGCTAATCTTATTGAGATTAAACTAAAAGATATACATACACCCGAAAAAACCGGCTTATCCATAAATAAGGAAAGCATTCACGATAAAAAAATAGTTTATTCATTTTTCGACAACAACACTTTATATATTGTTGATTCTGATAAAAGACTGTATCTGTATGATACAGATAATAGAAAGAAGATATTTATAAAAGACCTGTCAAGCTTGATAGACAAGTACGGATCCATATCGCAAATTGTCAATTTCCACAAAGATATTTTTATTGCCTTCAAAAGCAGTGGTCTAATTAAACTGAAAGCTTCCGAAGGCTTCAATAGTGAGCCTGTAACCTTAAAAATCGGAATTTTTTCGCTATTGAAAGATAAAAAGCAAGATATCCTCTGGGTTGGAACAGATGGTTTAGGGGTACAAATGTACTACGAGAAAGATAATCTATTTGAAAACATTACTCTCGACCAAATACCGCAAAACCTGCACAAGCCTGTCAGGGCAATATATACAGATGAGTACCATAATTTATGGATAGGTACAAAAGGGGATGGGATAATTCGTATTTCTGATTATGAGAACACGGTAAAAAATAACAACTATACGCATAACATCACACGGTTTACAAATAAAGATGGCTTATCGGATAATCAGGTCTTTTGTTTCTTACGAAGCCAGTACAAAAATATTATCTGGATTGGAACCGAAGGTCCCGGTTTGTCATACTATTCGTATGAAGACAATCAGATACATACAATTGAAGACAAATCGGGCCAACAGATAAAAAAAGTACATTCGATCTGTGAGGTTGGCAACTCTACATTATGGATTGCAACAGCGGGCGAAGGATTATTGGAGATTCAGATAAAGGAGACAAAATCAGATATTGATATTGAATCAATCAAAAAGTACTCATTCGAAAAAAACAATAATATATGCAATGAGTTTCATTCTCTAAGCTACAATGGAGGTACCGATCTATTCGTAGGTTGCCGGGGCGGATTTGGTGTTGTTCGACTAAACGTAATAAGTAAACAATACGAATTTATCCCGATGAATAATACCGAACGCACTGCTATTGGTGATGTTCTGAGTGTTTATCAGACCAAAGACTCTACCATATATATCGGATCGAGCTCAGGGCTTACCAAACTTAAATTAATGCCTCAAGGTCAAAATATAGTAAAACATTTCGATCGAAGATCAGGTATTGCCAATGACATGATACATGGTATCTTAGAAGATAAAAATGGCTATATCTGGTTAAGTACAAACAAAGGTTTAGTGCAGT encodes:
- a CDS encoding NUDIX domain-containing protein; protein product: MTSLFYKDQEKFYVSVDCLILGFKNDKLYLLISKRKFEPLKGQDSLMGGFVRSNESLSQTVSRVVFEYTGIQDVFMEQVGAYGEIGRDIGERVVSLAYYALIDIQSFDEQLCKVHNARWQELDKVGNLIFDHNQILNDTIEILRNKAATKPLGFNLLPEKFTLPQLQSLYEAIYQTELDKRNFRKKILEMNILEKQEDKDKSSSKRGAYYYKFNKEKYDQLLQKGYFFSL
- the araD gene encoding L-ribulose-5-phosphate 4-epimerase; this translates as MLETLKKEVFEANLDLVKHGLVLFTWGNVSAIDQNSQLVVIKPSGVSYDVMTADDMVVVDLDGNVIEGKLKPSSDTATHLVLYRAFPAIGGIVHTHSTYATAWAQAGCDIPNIGTTHADYFKDAIPCTRQMTSDEIENKYELETGNVIVERFKDLNAEYTPGVLVNNHGPFSWGKNAHNAVHNAVVLEQVAKMASISFAVNPQLKMNDDLIKKHFFRKHGPDAYYGQ